One genomic region from Grus americana isolate bGruAme1 chromosome 15, bGruAme1.mat, whole genome shotgun sequence encodes:
- the C1QTNF8 gene encoding complement C1q tumor necrosis factor-related protein 8: MSAVFLLLLVSTANVGAVLEKGLPRREPRRLSCVRCCGPSEQPVSIISSRYTRMSSDPAYSVPKVQPTIDITILKGEKGEMGEKGYPGAVGKEGERGLRGFNGRKGQKGQPGPQGHSCKQLYAAFSVGRRKPLHSSDYFQHVTFDIEFVNLYKHFNMFSGKFFCYVAGIYYFSLNVHTWNFKETYLHLMKNEKEVAILYTQPSDRSIMQSQSLMLDLQEGDEVWVRMFKRERENAIYSEESDVYIIFNGHLIKPAVE; this comes from the exons ATGAGCGCTGTGTTTCTCCTGCTCTTGGTGTCCACTGCGAACGTTGGTGCCGTGCTGGAAAAGGGTCTGCCGAGACGGGAACCGCGGCGCCTCTCATGCGTGCGATGCTGCGGGCCTTCAGAGCAGCCCGTCTCCATCATCTCCTCACGATACACAAGGATGAGCAGCGACCCTGCCTATTCAGTACCCAAAGTCCAACCCACTATAGATATCACCATCCTCAAAG GTGAGAAGGGTGAAATGGGAGAGAAAGGGTACCCTGGAGCCgttgggaaggaaggagaaagagggcTGCGTGGCTTTAATGGACGGAAGGGACAGAAAGGCCAGCCTGGCCCACAAGGCCATTCCTGCAAGCAGCTCTATGCTGCTTTCTCAGTGGGTCGGAGAAAACCCCTTCATAGCTCAGACTACTTCCAGCACGTCACTTTTGACATCGAGTTCGTAAATCTCTACAAGCACTTCAACATGTTCTCGGGGAAGTTCTTCTGCTATGTGGCAGGAATTTACTACTTCAGCCTCAACGTCCACACCTGGAACTTCAAGGAGACCTACCTGCACTTGatgaagaatgagaaagaggTGGCCATCCTCTACACCCAGCCCAGTGATCGGAGCATCATGCAGAGCCAGAGCCTGATGCTGGAtctgcaggaaggagatgaAGTCTGGGTGAGGATGTTCAAGCGGGAGCGAGAAAACGCCATCTATAGTGAGGAGTCTGATGTTTACATCATCTTCAATGGCCATTTAATCAAGCCAGCTGTAGAGTAG